A segment of the Candidatus Cloacimonadota bacterium genome:
TGAGTTTTTTCAAAGCCCCTGTAGTTTGTGGGGTCGGATTAACAATATCGACCAGTCTTTTATGAACTAACATCTCAAACTGATCCTGTGCTTTTTTATCAACATGAGGAGATCTTAAAACTGTATATAATGTCCTTTCCGTAGGTAGAGGGATCGGACCGACGATCTTAGCTCCGGTATTTCTTGTGTTTTTGACAATTTCTGCTACAGATTTATCCAAAAGACGAAAATCGTATGCTTTTAATTTTATCCTG
Coding sequences within it:
- a CDS encoding 30S ribosomal protein S10, which translates into the protein MSKKDAGNRIRIKLKAYDFRLLDKSVAEIVKNTRNTGAKIVGPIPLPTERTLYTVLRSPHVDKKAQDQFEMLVHKRLVDIVNPTPQTTGALKKLSLPAGVHVEIKA